From a single Candidatus Cloacimonadota bacterium genomic region:
- a CDS encoding TetR/AcrR family transcriptional regulator codes for MMNPVPDKKERILTAATELFSRWGYDKTSLDEVAARARIAKATIYYYFPCKEQLFIAAFSAKAEELFAKLDEEIASASSFEDKLSCFLRLPMIYVFKHMPILIEAIHQMPTDYLGNLDEYRDNYRNQMKALLAGILDNARSAGIINEWVDSQRFSELISDWFMLGDSWIDIQEKDKIIRRIERDHELIVQLLLYGIIKPSVKDSARRNSDGAKP; via the coding sequence ATGATGAATCCAGTCCCGGATAAAAAAGAACGCATACTTACAGCGGCAACGGAGCTTTTCTCCCGCTGGGGATACGACAAAACGTCCCTCGACGAGGTGGCGGCAAGGGCGCGAATCGCCAAGGCCACCATCTATTATTATTTCCCCTGCAAGGAACAGCTCTTCATAGCCGCCTTCAGCGCCAAGGCGGAGGAACTTTTCGCCAAGCTGGACGAGGAGATAGCCTCCGCGAGCAGTTTTGAGGACAAGCTGTCCTGCTTTCTGCGCCTGCCCATGATTTACGTTTTCAAACACATGCCCATCCTTATCGAAGCCATTCATCAAATGCCCACAGATTATCTGGGAAACCTGGATGAATACCGCGACAATTACCGCAACCAAATGAAGGCCCTGCTGGCCGGCATCCTGGATAACGCCCGGAGCGCCGGGATAATCAATGAATGGGTGGATTCCCAGCGTTTCAGCGAGCTTATCAGCGACTGGTTCATGCTGGGCGACAGCTGGATCGACATCCAGGAAAAAGACAAGATCATCAGGCGCATCGAACGCGACCACGAACTGATAGTCCAGCTTCTGCTGTACGGCATCATCAAGCCGTCGGTGAAGGATTCGGCGCGCCGCAATTCCGACGGAGCCAAACCATGA